The Mesorhizobium sp. B1-1-8 genome contains a region encoding:
- a CDS encoding porin — protein MFRYLLASAILGVMTFVAAPSQAAVEYVRVCSIYGARYYYSPGTDTCINADTGVTKRQVDDGEGGTTTLTGKTALAKEVDDIDNRITRAFENASISAALAAPDLVQGEHFGVRVNWGNAGDANAFGITGAAVLSEGFAHGGRLTGTLGIAFAGSQVGGNAGLQFSW, from the coding sequence ATGTTCAGATATCTTCTTGCGTCGGCAATTCTCGGCGTGATGACGTTCGTCGCGGCACCATCCCAGGCGGCAGTCGAATATGTCCGAGTCTGTTCCATATACGGAGCGCGATATTACTATAGCCCCGGTACCGACACCTGCATCAATGCCGACACCGGCGTGACCAAACGGCAAGTCGATGACGGCGAGGGCGGAACCACCACACTCACCGGCAAGACCGCTCTGGCAAAAGAAGTGGACGATATCGACAATCGCATCACGCGCGCCTTTGAGAACGCCTCGATCTCGGCTGCCCTTGCCGCGCCCGATCTGGTCCAGGGCGAGCATTTCGGTGTGCGCGTCAACTGGGGCAATGCCGGCGACGCCAACGCTTTCGGCATCACGGGCGCCGCGGTGCTGAGCGAAGGCTTTGCCCATGGCGGCCGGCTGACCGGCACGCTCGGCATCGCCTTCGCCGGCAGCCAGGTCGGCGGCAATGCGGGGCTGCAGTTCAGCTGGTAG
- a CDS encoding porin encodes MQRINHVIPLAFVIAASSLSVPALAAPVEYVKVCSAYGAQYYYSPGTDTCINANTGETRRATENGVVNGKTALASKVDDIDGRVQRAFEGASVASALTSPDLVQGEHFGIRVNWGNAGQSNAMGVTGAAVLGEGFMPGGAGRLAGAAGVAFSGKTVGGNAGLQLTW; translated from the coding sequence ATGCAGCGCATCAACCACGTCATTCCATTAGCGTTTGTGATTGCGGCAAGCAGCCTGTCAGTGCCGGCCCTGGCGGCACCAGTCGAGTATGTCAAGGTGTGCTCGGCCTATGGCGCGCAATACTATTACAGCCCCGGCACCGATACCTGCATCAATGCCAACACCGGCGAGACGCGTCGCGCGACCGAAAATGGCGTGGTCAACGGAAAGACCGCGCTGGCGAGCAAGGTCGACGACATCGACGGCCGCGTCCAGCGCGCCTTCGAAGGCGCTTCGGTGGCTTCGGCGCTGACCAGCCCGGATCTGGTGCAGGGCGAGCATTTCGGCATACGCGTCAACTGGGGCAACGCCGGTCAATCCAACGCCATGGGCGTCACTGGCGCGGCGGTGCTCGGCGAAGGCTTCATGCCTGGCGGCGCCGGCCGGCTGGCGGGCGCCGCGGGCGTTGCCTTCTCCGGCAAGACGGTCGGCGGCAACGCCGGCCTGCAGCTCACCTGGTAA
- a CDS encoding PilZ domain-containing protein: MEPSEPRKERRLHQRETVFKTATIMTDPTINCSVRNQHERGAELLVPAESLVPDRFLLKVPADGTIYQAVARWRRRERLGVQFYGVPEKFEP, translated from the coding sequence ATGGAACCGAGTGAACCCAGGAAAGAGCGTCGCCTTCACCAGCGCGAGACCGTTTTCAAGACGGCCACCATCATGACGGACCCCACGATAAATTGCTCGGTTCGCAACCAGCATGAAAGGGGCGCCGAATTGCTTGTGCCTGCCGAAAGCCTGGTGCCGGATCGCTTTCTTCTGAAGGTTCCGGCCGACGGGACCATCTACCAGGCGGTGGCGCGTTGGCGGAGAAGGGAACGGCTCGGCGTCCAGTTTTATGGCGTTCCGGAAAAGTTCGAGCCTTAG
- a CDS encoding DUF2934 domain-containing protein — MTDDRQERIRRRAHEIWEQAGRPEGAHMEHWEQATAEVDGEKKPKTKAAGKAATAKADKPKAAKAEKPAKAKASAKQKAKG; from the coding sequence GTGACGGACGACAGGCAGGAACGCATTCGCCGGCGCGCGCACGAGATCTGGGAACAGGCTGGCCGTCCGGAAGGCGCGCATATGGAGCATTGGGAGCAGGCGACGGCAGAGGTCGACGGCGAGAAGAAGCCGAAAACCAAGGCTGCGGGGAAGGCGGCCACCGCCAAGGCGGACAAGCCAAAGGCGGCCAAGGCGGAAAAGCCGGCCAAGGCCAAGGCGTCCGCCAAGCAAAAAGCCAAGGGCTGA
- a CDS encoding DUF1236 domain-containing protein, translating into MKRILIPAVAGLALAAGVGFAAADEVIVTPEQQTVVKEYVHKHPIASVNVLGLELGVGSTVPDTVELQQVPDVRYRYAVVNDHTVLIDPGTRRVVQVIE; encoded by the coding sequence ATGAAACGCATTCTCATTCCTGCTGTCGCCGGTCTCGCCCTGGCTGCCGGCGTCGGCTTCGCAGCTGCGGACGAGGTGATCGTGACCCCCGAGCAGCAGACCGTCGTCAAGGAATACGTCCACAAGCACCCGATCGCCTCGGTCAACGTTCTCGGCCTCGAGCTTGGTGTAGGCTCGACGGTGCCGGATACGGTTGAGCTGCAGCAGGTGCCGGACGTTCGGTATCGGTATGCTGTCGTCAACGACCACACCGTGCTGATCGATCCAGGCACGCGCAGAGTCGTCCAGGTTATCGAGTGA
- a CDS encoding DUF982 domain-containing protein: MNEILLRSDVPLRAPVAIAVGAGFKREIASLTAMQNFLKEWAAGNAREKRRAAMRACEAARAGQMELDEARQAFLGFAEKAGILWTGVDPVAALREAKISRARVRRDSQAHPQRKAPRFGRR; this comes from the coding sequence ATGAATGAAATTCTTCTCAGGAGCGACGTGCCGCTTCGCGCCCCGGTGGCAATTGCTGTCGGCGCCGGCTTCAAGCGCGAGATCGCCTCGCTGACCGCCATGCAGAACTTCCTCAAGGAGTGGGCAGCCGGCAATGCGCGGGAGAAAAGACGGGCGGCCATGCGCGCCTGCGAGGCGGCGCGGGCCGGGCAAATGGAGCTCGATGAAGCACGCCAGGCCTTCCTCGGCTTCGCCGAGAAGGCCGGGATCCTGTGGACCGGCGTCGATCCGGTCGCGGCGCTGCGTGAAGCGAAGATCAGTCGCGCCAGAGTTCGGCGCGACAGCCAGGCGCACCCGCAGAGAAAAGCCCCACGCTTTGGCCGTCGTTGA
- a CDS encoding DUF1236 domain-containing protein, whose amino-acid sequence MKMHLATAAAGFLLLAGVGAAAAQDVVIQPEQETVIREYVQKQPLASVKVPGVQLSIGSVLPDTVELHEVPNVKYRYVVVDNQTVIVDPGTRKIVKILQ is encoded by the coding sequence ATGAAAATGCACCTCGCCACTGCCGCGGCAGGGTTCCTGCTTCTCGCCGGCGTCGGCGCCGCCGCCGCCCAGGATGTCGTCATCCAGCCCGAGCAGGAAACGGTTATCCGCGAATATGTGCAAAAGCAGCCGCTGGCCTCGGTAAAGGTACCGGGCGTCCAGCTCAGCATCGGCAGTGTCCTTCCCGATACGGTCGAGCTGCACGAAGTGCCGAACGTCAAATACCGCTATGTCGTCGTCGATAACCAGACGGTCATCGTCGATCCCGGCACACGCAAGATCGTCAAGATCCTTCAGTGA